ACGGCCGCGAGTACGCCCTCCTGATGCCCAACGAAGAGTCCGAGGACGGCGAGGCGGACGATAGCGTCCTGGTGTTGCGCTTCGAGGACGATACCCTCGTGATGATCGAGGATGAAGACGAGTTCAATCGCGTCGTGGCCTACCTCGAGGAGATGGGCGAGGAAGAGGAAGAGACCCACACGCCCACCCGCACTCCGGGAAAGTAGCGTCGGCAAACTGTGATCGGCCCCTCGGATTC
This genomic interval from Candidatus Tanganyikabacteria bacterium contains the following:
- a CDS encoding DUF1292 domain-containing protein, yielding MELEEDLGEEAENLITLQDEEGNEHEFAVVDIIAVDGREYALLMPNEESEDGEADDSVLVLRFEDDTLVMIEDEDEFNRVVAYLEEMGEEEEETHTPTRTPGK